From Colias croceus chromosome 24, ilColCroc2.1, the proteins below share one genomic window:
- the LOC123702787 gene encoding uncharacterized protein LOC123702787: protein MVHRGVIVLCFSAILAVTSADTFGAGLKLLGRMYDDCEKSEDIFKCFKIQATKFVDRAARMQTLPLMDGVSLVRTTEQGRAFPSSLPEGDLNSLASDEVDKLLHLATSKLLQSHRVVVSPTSVGADIGRSLDEARGKMKKMIGPILAGLAIKGGFVAMAFQAIAIIAGKALLIGKIALLLSAIIGLKKLVAGGESHEKTTYEIVKHPQVSQSHTYSSSHYGSDFDTTGPGGHYRRSVEDEAAAQDRAYRAYASKQ, encoded by the coding sequence ATGGTGCACCGCGGGGTTATTGTCCTGTGTTTCAGTGCTATCCTGGCTGTGACTTCAGCAGACACATTCGGAGCAGGACTCAAGCTACTCGGAAGGATGTACGATGACTGCGAGAAGTCGGAGGATATTTTTAAGTGCTTCAAGATCCAGGCGACCAAATTTGTGGACAGGGCTGCGCGCATGCAGACGCTTCCGCTTATGGACGGCGTCTCACTTGTGCGGACAACGGAACAAGGTAGAGCATTCCCATCTTCATTACCTGAAGGTGATTTAAATTCCTTGGCATCAGACGAAGTGGACAAGCTGCTCCACCTTGCTACTTCAAAGCTTCTGCAGAGCCATCGAGTGGTTGTATCACCAACGAGTGTCGGAGCTGACATTGGTCGTTCATTAGATGAAGCGAGAGGTAAGATGAAGAAGATGATTGGACCCATTCTAGCTGGACTTGCGATTAAGGGAGGTTTCGTGGCCATGGCGTTCCAGGCTATCGCGATAATTGCTGGCAAAGCTTTGTTGATTGGAAAGATCGCGCTTCTGTTATCTGCAATCATCGGTTTGAAGAAGTTGGTAGCTGGCGGAGAATCTCATGAAAAGACGACGTATGAAATAGTGAAACACCCGCAAGTATCCCAGAGCCATACATATTCATCATCTCATTACGGAAGTGACTTCGACACCACCGGTCCCGGAGGTCATTACAGAAGAAGCGTTGAAGACGAGGCTGCTGCCCAAGACAGGGCTTACAGAGCATATGCAAGCAAGCAGTAA
- the LOC123702792 gene encoding uncharacterized protein LOC123702792, with the protein MFGKVLALLLLVGVASADDFGMKFLTRVYEDCQNSNGIVPCLKRKAILFFDRAARMESIPLIDGVDVVKISDVEEVANSENDIDASLPRNLESKDEALTEMLWDRVAAFANSRTIQLSLPKMTGQELNKGVEEGRGKMKKMMGMMMMGAAMKMAAMIPVAMAGLFILAGKALIVSKIALLLAGILALKKLIAAKNSGGGGHDSHSSGWSSGGSSGGWDRRSYDDAADLVYSAYKKA; encoded by the exons ATGTTTGGAAAAGTGCTCGCATTACTTCTCTTGGTTGGTGTGGCGTCAGCTGATGATTTCGGGATGAAATTCTTAACGAGGGTGTACGAAGACTGTCAAAATTCGAACGGCATAGTTCCATGTTTGAAACGGAAGGCCATATTGTTTTTCGATCGAGCTGCCAGGATGGAGTCCATACCTTTGATAGATGGAGTTGATGTTGTCAAAATTTCGGATGTTGAAGAAGTTGCTAATAGTGAGAATGATATAGATGCAAGTCTGCCGAGGAATCTGGAGAGCAAAGACGAAGCATTGACCGAAATGCTATGGGACAGGGTTGCTGCTTTTGCTAACTCCAGGACGATTCAACTGTCACTGCCTAAGATGACGGGTCAGGAACTCAACAAGGGGGTGGAAGAAG GGCGAGGGAAGATGAAGAAGATGATGGGGATGATGATGATGGGAGCCGCTATGAAAATGGCCGCCATGATACCAGTGGCTATGGCTGGTCTCTTCATTTTAGCGGGAAAAGCTCTTATTGTTTCAAag ATCGCCCTACTCCTCGCTGGTATCTTAGCCCTGAAGAAGCTGATCGCAGCCAAGAACAGCGGAGGCGGTGGGCATGATAGTCACAGCAGCGGCTGGTCGTCCGGCGGCTCAAGTGGAGGCTGGGACAGACGGTCGTATGATGACGCAGCAGATTTGGTTTATTCCGCCTATAAGAAAGCTTAG